In Salisediminibacterium beveridgei, one DNA window encodes the following:
- a CDS encoding dipeptidase: MTVSVKQYLKDNREQNLERLKRFLAIPSVSTTSSHKEDVLKAGEFVRDYLNEIGFEKVNLEETGGHPLVYAEWMGAEGAPTALFYGHYDVQPAEPLELWDSEPFQAEVRDERIFARGASDDKGQVFMHLAVFEAFMKTQGALPINVKVIIEGEEEIGSENLNPYLKNNLEKLAADFALVSDSGMVETGQPTMLYGLKGFTGLEVTLRGAKRDLHSGLYGGAVKNPAMALSQLLAGMKNEHEKVLIEGFYDGIEELDQEERDLMNAAPGEDYTRSLDIPETTPEDGFTVNEHLMARPTFEVNGIFGGYQGEGTKTIIPSEATAKLTCRLVPGQDPMIIQDLLVKHIEKHVPKGVHVSVKREPLSAKAYKVDPAHPLIQSAAESLSAAFGKETVFVRLGGSIPVVESFDQLFGIPVILLGFGTPEDNLHAPNESFPVNHFDLGMEVLVDYYAKAAKLN, translated from the coding sequence ATGACCGTATCCGTCAAACAATACTTAAAAGACAACAGAGAGCAAAACCTCGAACGACTGAAAAGGTTTCTCGCTATCCCAAGTGTCAGTACGACATCGTCTCATAAAGAAGATGTTCTGAAGGCCGGGGAATTTGTCCGTGATTATCTCAATGAGATCGGCTTTGAGAAGGTGAATCTCGAAGAAACAGGAGGACATCCTCTCGTTTATGCAGAATGGATGGGTGCTGAAGGGGCTCCAACCGCCTTGTTCTATGGCCACTATGATGTGCAGCCCGCCGAACCGTTGGAACTATGGGACAGTGAACCGTTTCAAGCAGAGGTTCGGGATGAGCGGATATTCGCCCGCGGAGCCTCTGACGATAAGGGGCAGGTGTTTATGCACCTTGCAGTTTTTGAAGCTTTTATGAAAACCCAGGGTGCGTTGCCGATTAATGTGAAAGTCATCATAGAAGGAGAAGAGGAAATCGGAAGCGAAAATCTGAACCCTTACCTGAAAAACAACCTTGAAAAATTAGCAGCAGATTTTGCACTCGTATCCGACTCCGGCATGGTGGAAACCGGACAGCCGACGATGCTTTACGGTTTGAAAGGCTTTACCGGTCTGGAAGTCACTCTTCGCGGGGCAAAACGCGATCTGCACAGCGGCCTTTACGGCGGCGCAGTCAAAAATCCTGCCATGGCCCTCTCACAGCTGTTGGCCGGTATGAAAAATGAGCATGAGAAAGTTCTCATTGAAGGGTTCTATGACGGGATTGAAGAATTGGACCAGGAAGAGCGTGACCTGATGAATGCTGCGCCTGGTGAGGACTATACCCGTTCTCTCGATATTCCGGAAACCACGCCGGAAGATGGTTTCACGGTGAATGAACATTTGATGGCCCGGCCGACATTTGAAGTGAACGGCATTTTCGGTGGCTATCAAGGAGAAGGTACAAAAACGATCATTCCTTCTGAAGCAACAGCAAAGTTGACATGCCGGCTTGTACCAGGTCAGGACCCGATGATCATTCAGGACCTCCTGGTTAAACACATTGAAAAACACGTCCCTAAAGGGGTACATGTATCTGTAAAGCGGGAACCTCTGTCCGCCAAAGCTTACAAGGTTGATCCTGCACACCCGCTGATTCAAAGCGCCGCAGAAAGCCTGAGCGCAGCATTTGGAAAAGAAACGGTTTTTGTCCGTCTTGGCGGCTCGATTCCAGTGGTGGAATCTTTTGACCAATTATTTGGCATCCCTGTCATTCTTCTCGGTTTTGGAACGCCTGAAGATAATCTGCATGCGCCAAACGAAAGTTTCCCTGTGAACCATTTTGATCTTGGAATGGAAGTATTGGTGGATTATTATGCAAAAGCTGCAAAATTGAACTGA